One Streptomyces umbrinus genomic window, TCCAGGAAGAGTTCGGCGAAGGCCGGCTTGCCGTCCAGGCGGCCGATCGGGCGGACGGTCACGCCCGGCGCGCGCAGGTCGAACATCAGGTAGGTGAGGCCCTGGTGGGGCTTCGGGGTGTCGGGCTCGCTGCGGAACAGGCCGAACGCGCGGTCGGCGAACGCGGCCCGCGACGACCACGTCTTCTGTCCGCTCAAGCGCCAGCCGCCGTCCGTGCGCACCGCCCTGGACCGGAGGGAGGCCAGGTCGGACCCGGCCTCGGGCTCGGACCAGGCCTGCGCCCAGACGACCTCGCCGGAGGCCATCGGCGGCAGGATCCGGGCCCGCTGTTCCTCCGTGCCGTGGTCGAAGAGGGTCGGCGCGAGGAGGTTGATGCCGTTCTGGCCGACCCGGCCCGGTGCGCCCGCCGCGTAGTACTCCTCCTCGAAGATCAGCCACCGTACGAGCCCCGCGTCCCGTCCGCCGTACGCGGCCGGCCAGGACACCACCGACCAGCGGTCCGCGGCGAGCTCGGCCTCCCACGCGCGGTGTGCGGCGAAGCCCTCCTCTGTCTCCAGGGAGGGCAGCGGCGGCGACGGGACGTGCGCGTGCAGCCAGGCGCGCGCCTCGGCGCGGAAGGCGTCCTGGTCGGCCGTGAAGTCGAGGTCCATCAGCGGCGATCCTTCCCTAACAAGTGTTTGGTAGGTTAGCGTGGCGTCATGACAGGCGTCGAGAGTCC contains:
- a CDS encoding acyl-CoA dehydrogenase family protein: MDLDFTADQDAFRAEARAWLHAHVPSPPLPSLETEEGFAAHRAWEAELAADRWSVVSWPAAYGGRDAGLVRWLIFEEEYYAAGAPGRVGQNGINLLAPTLFDHGTEEQRARILPPMASGEVVWAQAWSEPEAGSDLASLRSRAVRTDGGWRLSGQKTWSSRAAFADRAFGLFRSEPDTPKPHQGLTYLMFDLRAPGVTVRPIGRLDGKPAFAELFLDDVFVPDEDVIGEPGRGWRVAMSTAGNERGLTLRSPGRFLASADRLAALWRAHGRDPFTRDRVADAVIGARAYQLFTYAGASRFLDGEPIGPESSLNKVFWSEYDIALHETALDLLGGEGELTDGTDDEGGGWTEGYVFSLAGPIYAGTNEIQRDIIAERLLGLPKGRR